The following DNA comes from Triticum aestivum cultivar Chinese Spring chromosome 3D, IWGSC CS RefSeq v2.1, whole genome shotgun sequence.
TGTCACTGTTGGGCTGGCTATAGGGGGAGGTTGGGTTCGTGGGTGGACGGCGGGGGCATGTGTtctgttgttggtggtggtggtggtggaagtgcTTTGTTGATTCGGGACATGCTAAGTTCTGGTTCCCTCTCTAGCTCTGGTTGGCCTCCTCTCAGGGATGTTCATGGCGGCGGTGAGGTCTCGGGGTTCGACGTCCTTCGAAGATGTTGCAGGCTCTTGTTGCTTTGCATGGTGCCCAGGTTGGCTCATTTGGTGAAGGTGGTCGATGTGACACCAAGAGGAGGTGCAGTGCTCGTCTCGGTGGAACATTGCCCTTCGGTGGCATCAGCGACTTTCGTTCTCGCGATGTCACCTCGGTGATGGGATGCCCTTCGACGGCGTTGTGACTCTCCTAGGTCTTCAAGTTCAAGAGTGATCGCTGGGCAGGCCAGGGACTTTTTCCTCTCCATCGTCTCGACGTCGGGTATCCGTTCGATTGATCCAACAAGACTCGTCCCTTCTCTTCTCGGTTTGTTCCAGTTCTGTTGGGGGCCAGGTTCAAGGCTTGTACTGCTAGGCATAGTCATGTGCTACATCTTGTAGTCGTTGCGTTGTATCTTGTTCTGGTTTATGAAAATGAAAATGGTTCAGGCCGGCTTTTGCCCGCCGTAGCAGCTTCAAAAAAAAACAGTTACAGTGCATTTACCTTTTTTTGTATTAATTAGTGAATAGCAGTATGGTTACAATCATGGTCAACTTGGCCCAGCACGCAGGCCGGCACAACGTTTAGCAAAAAAACAACCACACAGTACAGATCTACAATATTGTGCTAGCCCATGGGCAACATTGTTGGCCTCTAGTTATAGTGTGTTTACTAATTTCTTTACATAAACAGTGATAAATCACAATCTGTGTTGTGCCTATAGAAACATATTATTATGAGGTATAGGCTACTTTTGAAATGAACAGTACTGTTTGAATAGTAactttttttctttgtttattttgccTTGACCATTCTTCTTGTATTATGTGTATAGTCAATGCAGAGGTAGTGCTCAAGGCAACAAATGTTGATGGTGTGTATGATGCGAACCCCAAGCATAACCCAAATGCCCGCATTCTCGAGACTGTGAGCTATAACGAGGTTATCTCAAGAGACCTCTCAGTAATGGACATGACTGCTGTCACACTATGCCAAGAGAACAACATTCCTGGTACGGGGGATATCGGTTTTTGAGGCTTCTTACTGTTTCCGATCGTCGATTTTAATCTTGGTGCTTAATTTTGCAGTCGTCGTGTTCAACCTCCAAAACACTGGAAACATCGCGAAAGCCATCGTCGGCGAGAAGGTCGGTACCTTCATAGGCTGCACAAGGAATCTGGAATATCGCGAAAGCACGGAGGGTTCACTGGATCAAGAAGACAAGATCTTGGTTAGTGAGTGGTGAATCCAAGAGCAGTCTGTCTCCCTAGCTGGATTATAGAATAGATTAGCTATCCAAGTAGTACCGGTTTAATTGTAATACTCGAAGAAGAGAAATCACTCTGGACATAAAAATTCGCAGAAAACTGCTGCTATGCTGTGTATGATAGAATGTAGGAGTAGTCTCCTGTGGCATGTATGGTGGCTGAACCTAAATAATACTTCTATTGCTCCTGATGGTTTTGGTGAGCAACAGAAGGTGAGGGTTTCTAGTCTGGTTTCCTCTCTACTTTCTTTACTGGAAAATTTGTGGGAGGTCCAAACAGTGTATTTTATTTTGAAAAACGTAGATAATATTTACAAGATCGAGAGCAATGCCATTTGATATTACATATCTGCCCTCAAATGTGCCGTCCATGTGTGACTGGCATGTGGGCCTAAGAAAAGAGAATGTCCAATGTTGTACTAGTACAATAccatggagggagtacaaaatttgGACTTGACAGAAAATCTGCAAAGTAGCATGGAGCACATGGCTGTTTTCCAAATGACCCACATATTTTTGGAAGTAACAAGTTGCCCAAAAGTAAATGTTATTTTCAGTAGAAAACGTACATGACATTTGACAATTCAAGCATTTTCTTGTGCCAGTGAGGTGGTTCCATTGTTCATGATATAACTTCCTACAGTATTCTACCGCAACTGTAATCTAAAAGGAGTAAAAAAAAATCCCCTTGGAGAAAAAAAAACACTAACACAAATGATATAACTTACCACCGACGAATTCACTGAGGGAGAAGATGCGATTTCAAActttggaaaagaaaaaagaaaaagctgAGTACTAAAGATGCAGAAAATCAAAAACAGTAAATGCCTTAAAGTAATAACATGTACTTTTTATTGTGAAATAATTCTTTTAAAATATGAAACAAAGGACATATGCAATAATATCGTTCCTATCTCTCCACATGGGTGATAATCCATTCACTACACCACGGTGGGTGGAGATATCAACCCTAGTCAGCGCTCATGAGATGATTTCACGTGACACAAAAAGATGCATTAACTCTTCATGACAAGGCATCATACGAAACACCCATATCGATTTCACGAGTCAATGCATTGTTTTCGTATGACCCACATAACTTCATTAACCTAATGCATCTTCATCGTTCATTCCACCCTCGATAGTCCAATAGGACCAAAGATAAAACTCCCCTCCCTTGAAGGACAAAATTTGTAATCTATATGCCATAACTTTGAAACTGGTGGAAGAGACAATGTGGtttcaaaattctgaaaaaaaagcCACGTGGTAATGTGGATATGTTCTCTTTTCAATATTTTTAAGGTAGTAACATCTACTTCTATAGCAAAAATAGATCTAAAATATGAAACAAAGGTCATATCACCGCAATCATTCCTATCTCTCCACAGGGTGGTGATATATTCAATACACCATGGTAGGTGAAGCTACCAAACATAGGATTTGTCGGTGCTCACAAGATAATTTCATGTGACTCATAAAGGCACATTAACTCGTCGCAACAAGGCATTGTGCCAAATGATAACCATTTCACGTGCGCGGCTTATCCGTACAATCCGCATAACTTCATTAACCTCATATTTTTCATTGTCCAGAACAGACCATACTGCATTATTCTACGCTCCAACAATAGTCTAAGAGGACCCAAATAATACTCATGTCCTTTGAAGAGACAAGTGCTAAACTATATGCCATAATTTGGTACTAAAAGAATTGGTAAGCAAGACTGTGATTTCAAAATGGTAGAAACAAAAATAAAGCCACATGATAATGTGGAAGAGGTTTTGTTTTTCAAAAGATGGTGATCTATTTGCTACGCTGCAGTAGGTGAACATATCAACCCTAGGATTTTATCAGCACTCGCATGATGACATCTACGATAGAAAAGATGCATCAACTCTTCACCACAAGGCATCGCACGTAACACCCATATCCATTGCATGTGCACGGTAGTGTTTGTATGACCTACACAACTTCATTGACCTCGTGTATTTCATTGTTTTCCATTGTGTATAGAGGTTTTTTTTGCGGGGACATTGTATATAGAGTTAATCGCATCCACGGTACGCAAACTTGCATGGTGGGTGaaagaaaaatttaaaaataaCACAAATTGATCACACAAGTCAGATTTCCGTCAACTATAACACCAACTATGTGGACATGGCGAGTCAGCATGAGAGCAGGCCAACACACTCTCAAAATCAAAAAGCATTAATGGATTCATTTGAATTATGAAACAAATGACATATCACAATAGCATTGTCTCTCCATGTACGTGGTGGTCTATTCACTACACCACGGTAGGTGAGCATATCATCTCTAGGATTTATCAGCGCTCGCATAATGATTTCATATGACTCAAAAGATGCATTAACTCTTCGCGATAAGGCATCATATGGAACACACACATCCATTTTCACGTGCGAGTGTAACCGTGTCCGTACAATCCATGTAACTACATTAACCTCATATCATCGTTCATAATTGAATATACTACATTATTCCATCCTTGATAGTAATCCAATAGGACCAAAATATAACTCTCCTCCCCTGAAAAGAAACATTGCTGATCTATATGCCATATTTTGGTAATCTCAGAGATGGTGtgattttaaaattttgaaaaatagttAAACTCACATGGTAATATGGAGAGGATCTCTTTTCCAATATTTAAAAAATGCCTGAAAAATGTAAAGTCTAATCTTTTTATAGTGGAATAAATATCACTTCTGGCATTTCTTATTTACTCTAAGTATGAATATATCGTAATACCATTGTAGTTTAACATCTTACACTAATATTGTCCATATCTCTCCATGTGGGGCGATGGTCTATTCACACCAACGCGGTAGGTGAACAATGAACCCTATATTTGTCGATGCTCGCAAGTTTTCACATGACTCGAATAGATACCGTACGATATCATACGAAATACCCATATCCATCCATTTCCTAGTGAACAGTGTCTTACAACCCTCATAACTCCGTCAACCCCACATATTTTCCCATTTATTAATAGAACATTCTGCATTATGCGATCCCCCAAGAACAACTTGAAAACTCTCAGAAGAAAATCAACAACTCATAAGTACaaaaaaaagggaaataaaaacTGGCGAACGTTCCCTAGGAGGGAGATCTTAGTGAACGCCCCCACAACCATTGGATCCAGATCAAATGGATGGCAAAAAAATTTAAATCATTGGCATTTTTTGGCGATACATACATGGCAACTTTATCTTCCGATCATGAAAAGCTCTGTAAAATTGCCATGACAACTTTACTTGAAATTGCATGACAATTTGAGCGTTCGCTAGGAAAATGCTCCCAGAGAACGTTCCCCAGATATTGCCATCCAAAAAAACCTCCATTGATAACACCAGGAAGCGATTTCAAGCTTAGGGAAAAAGGCCACGTGGCAATTCAGAAGGAGGTCTCCTTTTcaaaatttgaatagaataaatgCTCGAAATTAATAACAACCAATTTACAGCAAGATATTTCCCTTTTAAAAATTCGAAAACATAATTGCTCGAAATTAATAACATCCAATTTACAGGAAGATATTTCCAttttagaaatttgaaaataataAATGGTCGAAATTAATTTCGTCTACATTTCCGGCGAGAGAATATATTCTTTTTGGCCGGCCTTTATTAATTTCCAAAAATATTAGTCTACCGCAATAATGTCGTCTCTATCTCTCCAGGTGGGCGCTGGCATACTCGCATCACCCTCCGGTAGGTGAACTTGTCATCTCGAATAGATTTTTTCATGCCAACGGTCGATCTCACGTAATTAAAAAAACATTTTAACCCTTCGCGCCACGGCACCGCACGCGCCCGTTCCCGCGCTATAACATTAATTATTTTTCACACCGACTTTCAATCACGTGATTCAAAAAAATGTGTTAACCCTTCGCGCCACGGCACCGCGCATACCCGTTCCCGAGCTGTAACCGCATGCCGCGGGGTGCCCTTCCCGCGTGTAATCGGGCATCCCGCATTTGTCTCGCGCTCCAGCATTGGTCAAGAGGATCAAAACAAAATCACCTGGCTTGATAGCacaatgtatgtgtgtgtgtgaaagGATTTCAAAAGATTTTGAAATTTTGGTTGTTATTAAAGAGGAAAGAAACTGATGGGTAAACAAATTTTGGCAGGCAGCAAGGAGGGTTGGACCTTGGGGAGGGGCGACATTTCCAACGGTCACCTCCGGGTTTCTCCTATTTACACACCTCCCCCCCAACGGCGAAGGCCAGACAGAGAGGAGAGGAGCCCACCGGCCTCGCCGAGTCAcagccccacccccccccccccccccaaccccaccCCGCCCTCCGCCACCTCCCCTCCCGTCCCCCCATGGCACCCCTCGCgccgtcgacggcggcggcggcggcggcgagctcgccggagctgcggcggaagcggacggcggcggcgcccccgccccgctcgccgccggagccgcgccgcttCTGCTCGATCTCCGACGTGATGCGCCGGGCGCGCCCCGTCgacgcgccgccgcccctcgcccgcgCCCGCCACGTGATGGCCCTCTGCGGGGCCTGCGGCGCCGGGGACCGCGACGAGGAGCTGCTGCTCTGCGACATCTGCGACCGCGCCCGCCACACCTTCTGCCTCCGCCCCATCCTCCCCGCCGTCCCGCTCGGCTCCTGGCTCTGCCCCGACTGCGCCCCGACCTCCATCATTCGTGCGtccctccgcccgccgccgctcgatCTCGCCATTCCCGCTCCCCCCCTTCTCGTGTCCGCGCTCGCTCTCGCTCCCCTGCCGTGAATTTCATCTCATCTCGTCCTCTTGTTGGTTGAATTTCTGTCAGGTTTCCCGTTGAAGCAGAGCAAGATCGTGGATTTCTTCCGGATCGAGAAGGCCGCGGAGGGCGGCGCTGTCCGGCCGGCAAAGTGCGGGCTTTCTCAGGGTAATTTTTTCTTGTCTCTGAAATTTTGAATCGCATGGATTCTGTTTATCGCATGGCTTAAGCTAGGGAGTCTGCGATGAGGAATCGTCGCTGAATCGTTACACATACTGCATTGCCACCTGCTGATGGTGCAAATAATTCATAAGGTGTAAATAGTTCATCTGTAATACTTGACTGATTaatattcgagaaaaaaaatacTTGACTGATTACGAGTATGATGCACATCTGGTAGGAGAAAAAGTTGTATCTGTTGTGGGTGTTGTGTGTTGATTCGTTGATTGTCTTGTTTTGCTAGGCTGACCGGTCGACACACTAGTATACTGCATATGTGGGTGTCACAGTGGACTAGAATTTCTAGGTAATGAACATTGAAAAATGCAGTGAGCTATCACCGCAGGAAATGCGCGGGAAAGCTACCGCCGCCAGAATTGCGCGGGAAAACCATCACTGCTGGAAATACGTGGGAAAGCATCGTTAAAAAAATTTAATTTGATCTTAATAGCACTCTTTTAGCAGGATTGTGTTATTGAAGTAGGTTGGTCAAGTTTGGACTTCCATTGATTTGTACACATGTATATCAGGATAGTTCGCAGGGATACGTCACATGTATTTCCTGTTCGTGATCTGTCTTGCACTTATTGAGCCATAAAAAGCCGCCACCTTTTGTAGTTTATTTAAAGTAGGACTGATTACGTGTACGTTGCACTTCTAATGGGAGAAAAAGTTATCTTGTAGGGGGTTGTTGTATGTTGATTCGTGAATTGTTCTGTTTTGCCTGACTGACCGGTCAGTACAGTAGTATCCTGTTTGTTGGGACACATCAGCTACTTGAGCATTCAACTGCATATATCTCCAATCCAATAGTATCCTGCATATAGCTCACTGCATTTATTCATTACTTCATACTTGTATACAGATGCTAAGAGGCGAAAGAGACGATCTCTTGTTATGCACAAGAAGAAGAGGAGGCTACTGCCATTTGTGCCCACTGCAGATAGAGTTCGAAGGCTTGAACAGATGGCTTCTGCAGCCACTGCATTGACCTCTTCGAAAATGGAATTCAGTAATGAGCTGACTTATGTGCCGAGTATGGCCCCTATATCTGCCAATCAAGCAAAACTGGAGGAAGGTGGTATGCAGGTTAGCATTTTTTTTACTTAAAACAGTATAATGTATTTCTTGATCTGTTGGTGCCTAACGATACACTTGTTGACTTTGAAGGTTCTTTCGAAAGAGGACAAAGAAACTATTGAACTTTGCAGAAGCATGTTGAAAAGAGGAGAATGCCCTCCTCTTCTGGTGGTTTTTGATTCCCATGAGGGGTATGTTTTCGGAATTATTCTTCTGACGTTTCTTCATTTTTCAGTATGGAACAATTAAACTAACGCATATTTGTTTTCAGCTTCACTGTGCAGGCTGATGCATATATTAAGGATCTCACATTCTTAACTGAATACGCTGGCGATGTTGATTATTTAAAGAACAGGGAAAATGATGGCTGTGATAGTATAATGACCCTTCTATCACCAGCGGATCCTTCCCAGAAGCTTGTCATCTGCCCTGACAAACGTGGAAACATCGCCCGCTTTATTAACGGCATCAACAACCACACTCCGTAAGTAGTCGCTGCCTATCCTTATGAATGTACATGTGTTAAGCATTACTTACGCCACTCTAATATTGTCCAATTCCTGCAGTGATGGAAAGAAAAAGCAGAACATCAAGTGTGTGAGGTACGACATCGACGGCGAGTGCCATGTCTTGCTGGTCGCCTGCCGTGATATAGCTCGTGGTGAGAAGCTGTACTACGACTACAACGGGCATGAGTATGCGTACCCAACGCATCATTTCGTCTAACTCCCCCAATAGTTCTGACCTGCCCAGCATCAAGGAGTCTGGGCGATTAATGGCGGCACTTTCAGCATTGCCGCTGAAATCCAGTAACTTATATACAGTTCAATTGCCAGAAGAGGTCCCCGATGGCGAACAATATACATGCTGATGTTGTTAGTATCTAGTAGTGAGAACAGTCTTCATTCAGCTGTGGAGAGAGACAAGTGGGATCTTCGTTTTCTTTTTCTCCTGACCTCCCAAGATGCCGTCGTCTTATTCATATTCATTATTGTTGAGGAGTTCCTGCTCGACTTGAGTCTTTTTTGGGGATTCATGCCCCTTTCTATAGGAGTAAATATCTATCTGCCCCTGTCTCTCTCTGTCGAATGGTTAAGTAGCTGTTGTGTCCCAATTAGTGGTACATTTGAAACTGGAAGATAAATGTTTCACCCCATTTGTTGGGGAATTGTTCTCTATGTTCAGTTATTTCGGATGGTGAAATATGCTTTCCCTATTGGTGCTGTGGTTTTCTTTTACTTTGTTATTATTGCCCTATCGCTGCTGGGTATTTTATTTATTTGTTCTTTTGACACTTCCCAACTTTCAGAAGCCGTGGCAAGCTACCAGCGGTGATCTTGAACTTCCTTGCCTTTGTAACCTTTTGAAGTTGATCCCCAACTAACTTCAGAACTATATGAATTCTTAAAATGAAATCCAGTGCTGCTGATTTCGCCAAGAAAAGTTTTTGCAGAGAATGTATCCAGTGCTACTGTGTATGTGTTTAGATCATACTATGCTATGAACCCATAACTTGTCAACTAAAAAGTTACCAAATGTATAATTGATTTGACACCATAGAAATAAAATGTGTCATGCTATCAATTTAGTTCGACAACTAGAAGTTAcaaagattttttttcaaactaCGCAGGAGATGTGTTGAAGGACTATGGATAAGAAAAAAGATAAAGTAGATTTAGACTAAGTACAATTTgtcgtacactccaagtcttcccCCATGTTATACTCCTTATATGCCCCTTGAGAGTCAAACTACCAACATTGAAATCTtttaggggttgtttggattgtgcCAGATCCAACCCCGCCAAACTATGGCAACACACCGCCCTGGAAGTATTAATCTCACAGAGCGGGCCTCGAGTGGGCCAGCCCAATTAGGTGTCAATgaatccggttttgggaaccttttaGAATGTTTCGGTCCATTTTttcatttctttattttttttgttgttttcctcacggatttatttgttttttattttggttttcaatGGGTTTTTGGGGCTTTAATGGTATTTACCTTTCTTTCTCGGATTTTATTaggttctttcttttttttctctgttttcttcAGTGTTCTTTATTTCTTTCTCAGTTTTCGTCGGTTTTCTCATTGGTTGTCTTtgggtttctttttttttttgctatAACTTTAGTTTCCCTTTGCTTTTCACTGGTTTTCTTCATATCTTTTTCGGTTTTCACAATTTTTTCATTTTTGcgccttttctttgtttttctatggtttttgtttgtttgtttcttgtttttttctcttttttgcacCATTCCCACCTCCCGGTTTTCTTGTTTCCTTTTTCTGTTCAGTTTTCTTTCATTTGTTTCTTATGTTTCTTTAATTTTTTTAGTTGTTTCAACACATATCTAAATTTTTGTTACACAATGTACATCTTTCGTACACGTCAAGAACATTTTataatacatgttaaacatttttcaaataaatgaTTAATATTGTTTTTTCAACTAAATCAAATACTTTGATGTATATGTTTTTCATACACATTGCACATTTATACATataaaacatttttttaatacaggtTTAACACTATATATgtatatgatttttttttcaaatatatgctTTGATATCTATTTTTCTTCATACAGAACATACATATTTCTTATACACCCCACACATTTTTTTATTcgtgttcaacatttttcatatacagttaaacatttttcaaatatatgtttaaCATTTTTGAAAACTTATACTTTTTGCTGTCTACTTTTTTccttacacattgtatattttttctaTACACCAGAAACATTTCTTATATACACGTTTAACACTTTTCAAATACATggttaatattttttaaatttattttttgGTGTTTACTTTTCCCCTAAACATTGGTATATTTTTTATATACATCAGGAATACTTTTTATATAGAGTTTACACATTTTCAAATACAACATTAACATATTTTCATATATGTTTTGATATCTATTTGTTCATACACATTTacaaattttttatataatatAAACATTTTttgtacatgtttaacattttttatgcatgattaacatttttcaacttcTGTATATGAAGTGATATTTATAATAGATATAATCAGAAAATTTTGAAATACAagcaaaagtaaaaaaataaagcagaaaacccAATGCAAAGATGTgaaacaaaacagaagaaataaAAGTGCTGAAGGCCTGTCCGCACTGGGCTGGCCCAATCGGATGGCTGCCTGAATTGAGACATCCTATTGTCTCGCGTCAAGCAAGACATAGGGGCGCCCGCACCACATACTCTTTTTTACCTCAAAATAAGTCCCACATACTTTTTTTTTCAGTTGAAACCCGTCCCACATACACATGCGTGCCAAGCAAACAGATGCACAATCCCACGTAGGAGCCAACGATGGTTAAGCCACgcactcccttcgtttttattcgtttttatttagttcatgtattagctttgctcaaaggcaagctttataaactttgacaaagtttataaataaaaatattaacatATGCAATGACAAATCAATActattagatttattattgaatgtactttcacatcacaTTGAattgttatgataaatgtttatattattttctataaatttggtcaaactttgacaaagtttgactttagtcaactCTAATACATatagtaaataaaaacggagggagtacctacgtAATAGTGATTTTCTATTTGTCGCATTTTGCGACAGAATGTCGAGGGTACACACATCCTTCGTTGCAACATGGGACGGcccaaacaacaaacaacaacaaaaaatcttttagtcccaaacaagttggggtgggctagaggtgaaacccataaaatctcgcgaccaactcatggttcgGACACATGGATAGCAAGTTTTCACGTACCCCTGTCCATATTGTCGCAACATGGGACGGCCCACATTGTCTTTTTTTTTGTGCGAGCATCCCGGTTTTGGGAAGATTAGAAGGTTCtgaccggttttgggaaccttctagaaggttcctgaatcGGTTTTGCCTTCATGAtttgtttgtttttcttcttcattttatttcttctcttttttacttttcttctctttttcagTTGTTTTTTCTTCATTGTTTTTTCAGATTCTTCTCTTTTTTATATttcattttctttgttctttttcttGTTCCAAACAATTACAAATTTacaaaaatgtttagaatttttaaaaaaaaatctgttCACAATTTAAAAATGGTTAGAAATTTCAAAATTGTTTGCAACTATTCAAGTATTTCCTAGTTACGCTGCTCCTTAGACTTTGGGCGCCTCATTTGTCAGTACTAGCAGGCATAAGGCACACCTAAAAATTTCAAACAATGTTTAGAAATTGTAAAACTGTTTGCAACTTTTCAAGTATTTCCTAGTTACGCTGCtccttaagagcatctccagccgcgcccccaacaggccctccccaggcgtttttgccgcggcggctgtgacgcccccgatttgaccgtacactaatcatgcacgcaaatgtgtacgaccaagatcagggactcacgggaagatatcacaacacaactctaaaacataaataagtcatacaagcatcataatacaagccaggggcctcgagggctcgaatacaagtgctcgatcacagacgagtcagcggaagcaacaatatctgagtacagacataagttaaacaagtttgccttaagaaggctagcacaaactgggatacagatcgaacgaggcgcaggcctcctgcctgggatcctcctaactactcctggtcgtcgtcagcggcctgcacgtagtagtaggcacctccagggtcgtaggtgtcgtcgtcgacggtggcgtctggctcctggactccaacatctggttgcgacaaccagaaagataggaaaggggaaaaagggagagaagcaaccgtgagt
Coding sequences within:
- the LOC123075866 gene encoding probable Histone-lysine N-methyltransferase ATXR5; its protein translation is MAPLAPSTAAAAAASSPELRRKRTAAAPPPRSPPEPRRFCSISDVMRRARPVDAPPPLARARHVMALCGACGAGDRDEELLLCDICDRARHTFCLRPILPAVPLGSWLCPDCAPTSIIRFPLKQSKIVDFFRIEKAAEGGAVRPAKCGLSQDAKRRKRRSLVMHKKKRRLLPFVPTADRVRRLEQMASAATALTSSKMEFSNELTYVPSMAPISANQAKLEEGGMQVLSKEDKETIELCRSMLKRGECPPLLVVFDSHEGFTVQADAYIKDLTFLTEYAGDVDYLKNRENDGCDSIMTLLSPADPSQKLVICPDKRGNIARFINGINNHTPDGKKKQNIKCVRYDIDGECHVLLVACRDIARGEKLYYDYNGHEYAYPTHHFV